A single Deltaproteobacteria bacterium DNA region contains:
- a CDS encoding VanZ family protein, which produces MGRSKINIYLALSLISMAVIFYLSLCEIDIRTPGFSSGDKLLHMLAYGVLACLIYMALKEAGVARSRALALAFASSFAYGLCNETLQYFLPWREADVLDMTANGVGAFFFPLVLWYRGY; this is translated from the coding sequence TTGGGCAGGTCGAAAATCAACATTTACCTGGCTTTGTCTTTGATCTCAATGGCGGTGATATTCTATCTCTCCCTGTGCGAGATCGACATAAGGACGCCAGGTTTCTCCTCTGGAGACAAGTTGCTCCACATGCTGGCCTATGGGGTTCTGGCCTGTCTGATCTACATGGCCTTGAAAGAGGCGGGTGTGGCGAGAAGTCGTGCCTTGGCCCTGGCCTTTGCCAGCTCCTTTGCTTACGGCCTCTGCAATGAAACCCTCCAGTACTTTCTCCCGTGGCGAGAGGCGGATGTCCTTGATATGACGGCAAACGGGGTTGGCGCCTTCTTTTTCCCTCTGGTTCTGTGGTATAGAGGCTACTAA
- the cysC gene encoding adenylyl-sulfate kinase, with protein sequence MGKPKSDYVTWQDATVGKSDRERLIGQKGVTLWFTGLSCSGKSTLANEVQKRLFERGHLSYVLDGDNIRQGLNRDLGFSPDDRRENIRRIGEVAKLFREAGVITLVAFISPYRADRRAARGLARRGEFVEIFCCCDLETCERRDVKGLYRKARSGEIAEFTGVSAPYEEPEDPEIILHTDRERVEESAERVMCYLEEKGIIRKP encoded by the coding sequence ATGGGAAAGCCCAAGAGTGATTACGTTACCTGGCAAGACGCCACGGTGGGCAAAAGCGACCGTGAGCGGCTCATCGGCCAAAAGGGGGTGACCCTTTGGTTTACCGGACTGTCATGCTCTGGGAAGTCCACCCTGGCGAATGAGGTCCAGAAAAGGCTTTTTGAGAGAGGCCATCTTTCCTACGTGCTGGACGGCGACAATATCCGGCAGGGTCTCAACAGGGACCTCGGCTTTTCCCCTGATGACAGGAGAGAAAACATCCGGAGAATCGGGGAGGTGGCGAAGCTCTTCAGGGAGGCGGGGGTGATCACCCTTGTGGCCTTCATATCACCCTATCGGGCGGACAGGAGAGCAGCCCGGGGATTGGCAAGACGGGGCGAGTTTGTGGAGATCTTCTGCTGTTGCGATCTTGAGACGTGCGAAAGGCGGGACGTCAAGGGTCTCTACAGGAAGGCCAGATCCGGTGAGATCGCTGAATTCACGGGGGTGTCAGCCCCTTATGAGGAGCCTGAAGATCCTGAGATCATCCTTCACACCGACAGGGAGCGTGTAGAGGAGAGCGCAGAGAGGGTAATGTGTTATCTCGAGGAGAAAGGTATTATCAGGAAGCCCTGA
- a CDS encoding alkaline phosphatase family protein, translated as MARLLVIGLDCATPQYVFDEWPRDLPVLDRLMEEGTYGVLTSTIPPITVPAWICMLSSKDPGQLGIYGFRNRKSYRYGNLYIPNSTHIRERMVWEYLDDAGLTSILIGIPQTFPPKPLRGIMVASFLAPDKSVQYTYPAEVKAELDRIADGDYMFDVRNFRRQDKGALLDEIYLMTRRRFKVVRHYLEHNPWDFFMFVEMGIDRIHHGFWRFQDKEHRLYDPGSPYRNVIKRYYQEIDRQIGDLLAGVESDVAVMVVSDHGAKRMDGAVCINEWLIRQGYLRLKVEPDSPTRLTEDMIDWQRTLAWGEGGYYSRIFLNVKGREPQGILPQEDLDRFRDQLKGEMESLEGNESGPDRVRVLRPEEIYRSVENIPPDLLVCFGDLSWRGAGTVGHKKIYLYENDTGPDDANHAQEGIFVFRGDSASRKATPLAARKRLDGLSLYDVAPTILDFFGIPVPSDMVGRSILGEASRISSGKVPGPQPQGKDYSPDEEEIIRRHLEDLGYL; from the coding sequence ATGGCGAGACTACTGGTCATAGGACTCGACTGCGCCACTCCCCAGTACGTTTTTGATGAGTGGCCGCGTGATCTTCCCGTCCTGGACAGGCTGATGGAGGAGGGAACCTACGGTGTACTGACGAGTACCATTCCCCCCATCACGGTTCCTGCCTGGATCTGTATGCTCTCCAGCAAGGATCCCGGACAGTTGGGAATTTACGGTTTCAGGAACCGGAAGAGTTACAGGTACGGAAACCTCTACATTCCCAATTCCACCCATATCAGAGAGAGGATGGTCTGGGAGTATCTCGACGATGCGGGTCTCACATCGATCCTGATCGGCATCCCCCAGACGTTTCCGCCAAAACCCCTGAGGGGGATAATGGTTGCCTCCTTCCTCGCTCCCGACAAATCGGTTCAATACACCTACCCTGCCGAGGTCAAGGCCGAGTTGGACAGGATAGCTGATGGCGACTATATGTTCGATGTCAGGAATTTCCGGAGGCAGGACAAGGGGGCGTTGCTGGATGAGATCTATCTGATGACTCGGAGGCGATTCAAGGTTGTAAGGCACTACCTGGAGCACAATCCGTGGGATTTCTTCATGTTTGTTGAAATGGGGATCGACCGGATTCATCACGGCTTCTGGCGATTTCAGGACAAAGAGCACCGTCTCTATGACCCTGGGAGTCCTTACAGAAATGTCATTAAGCGCTATTACCAAGAGATAGACCGGCAGATAGGAGACCTGCTCGCAGGTGTGGAATCAGATGTGGCCGTCATGGTTGTCTCGGATCATGGTGCGAAAAGGATGGACGGCGCCGTCTGCATCAACGAGTGGTTGATCAGGCAAGGCTATCTGCGACTGAAGGTGGAACCGGACAGCCCCACCCGCCTGACCGAGGATATGATAGACTGGCAGCGGACACTGGCATGGGGTGAGGGGGGATACTACTCGCGAATCTTTCTGAACGTCAAGGGTAGGGAGCCCCAAGGAATCCTTCCCCAGGAGGATTTAGATAGGTTTCGGGATCAGCTTAAGGGAGAGATGGAATCCCTGGAAGGCAACGAGTCGGGACCCGATAGGGTCCGGGTCTTGAGGCCTGAGGAGATCTATCGCTCGGTGGAAAACATCCCTCCGGACCTGCTCGTATGTTTCGGGGATCTGAGTTGGAGGGGGGCAGGTACCGTCGGCCACAAGAAAATCTATCTCTACGAGAACGATACGGGGCCAGATGATGCGAATCATGCCCAGGAAGGGATCTTTGTTTTCCGGGGAGATTCGGCGAGCAGGAAGGCGACTCCCCTTGCAGCGCGTAAGAGGCTCGATGGTCTCTCCCTATATGATGTGGCTCCGACTATTTTGGATTTCTTCGGAATCCCGGTTCCTTCCGACATGGTAGGCCGGTCCATCCTGGGAGAGGCCAGCCGGATCAGCTCCGGCAAGGTTCCCGGACCGCAGCCTCAGGGCAAGGACTACTCGCCGGATGAGGAGGAGATCATTCGAAGGCATCTGGAAGATCTCGGATATCTGTGA